The DNA region GACACGATGCGCGTTGCAGACTGGATTGTAGATATTGGGCCAAGGGCTGGGGTTCATGGTGGCGAAATTGTGGCGCAAGGGAAAATTGCGGATATTTGTGCGTGTCCAGAATCAATAACAGGTGAGTATTTAAGCGGCAAAAGAAAAATAGCCGTACCCAAGCAACGTCGCCAACTAGGGGAAAGATTTTTGACTATTCAGGGGGCTCAGGCTAATAATTTAAAAAATATTGATGTGAAAATACCTTTAGGAATATTTACGGTGATTACGGGAGTTTCTGGTTCGGGTAAAAGCACTTTAATTAATGATATTTTATACAACGCTTTAGCACACAAGTTGCATGCTAGTAAAACTAGAGCTGTAGGTTATAAAGATATTTTGGGGCTAGAGCATCTAGATAAAGTTATTAATATTGATCAGTCACCAATTGGTCGGACACCGCGATCTAACTCGGCAACTTATACTGGGGTGTTTGACTATATTCGGGAGCTATTTAGTCAAACTACCGAAGCAAAAATGCGCAACTATAAGGCGGGGCGGTTTAGTTTTAATGTTAAAGGCGGGCGGTGTGAAGCTTGCCAAGGTGATGGGATGAATAAAATAGAGATGAATTTTTTGCCAGATGTATATATTCCCTGTGAAGTTTGTAAGGCTAAGCGCTATAATCGGGAAACTTTAGAAGTTCACTATAAAGGAAAAAACATCAGTGATGTTCTAGAAATGGTAGTAGATGAAGCTGTAGAATTTTTTCAAAATATCCCTCGTATTCAGCGTAAACTTGCGGTTTTACAAGAAGTGGGCTTAGGCTATATTCGTTTAGGCCAGGCGGCAACTACTTTATCAGGTGGCGAAGCGCAACGGGTTAAATTAGCTACGGAATTATCCCGTCGGAGTACCGGCAAAACTTTATATATCCTAGATGAGCCGACAACAGGGTTACATATTGCGGACATCCATAAATTGTTAGAGGTGTTGCAAAAATTAGTGGCAGCTGGTGATAGCGTCCTAGTAATTGAACATAATTTAGATGTAATTAAGACCGCGGATTATATTATTGATTTAGGCCCAGAAGGTGGCAGTGGTGGCGGAGAAATAGTAGCTTGTGGGACTCCGGAAATAGTAGCAGCTAACCCTCGTTCCTATACAGGTAAATTTTTGCAACCTTTATTAAAGAATAAATAGGTGCGATTTATGAATAAAATTGAAGAAAAACTACAACTTCTGCCAGAAAAACCGGGAGTTTATTTAATGAAAAATTCTCAAGGGCAGATTATTTATGTGGGCAAGGCGAAAATTTTAAAAAATCGGGTGCGGAGTTATTTTAAACAAATTTCAGGACAAACGACTAAAACGCAGATTTTAGTTAAACAAATTGTAGATTTTGATTATATTGTAACTGGCAATGAACTAGAAGCTTTGATATTAGAATGCAATTTAATAAAAAAATATGCGCCGAAATATAATATTTTATTAAAAGATGATAAAAGCTATCCTTATATTAAACTTACTGTTCAAGAACAGTTTCCCCGATTATATGTAACTCGTAAGTATGAGCGAGATGGAGCCAAATATTTTGGCCCGTTTGCAGATGCTCAAGCTGTGTATGCAACTTTAGCATTACTGCGAAAAACATTTAAGTTGCGCACTTGTCGTACTATGTCTACGGGTCGGGCTTGTTTGCGGTTCTATATTAAAGAATGTTGGGCGCCATGCCAAAAACTGATTACGGTGGCAGATTATCAAAACTTAGTCCAACAAGTAGAGTTATTTTTAGAAGGGCGAAGCGAAATTTTACTCCAGAGTTTAAAAAAGCAGATCAAACAGGCTAGTGCAACTTTAGATTTTGAACAAGCAATTGTTTTAAAGCAACAAATACAGGCTGTGGATAAAATCAGACAAGAACAAAAAGTTATTAGTCAATCGAATGCTGATTTTGATGTTTTAGGGCTAGCTCAAATTCATACGCAAATATCTGTGCAGGTATTATTAGTTCGCTCCGGAAAGTTAGTGGGGCAACATTTGTTTTATTTAAAACAAGTTTTAGATAGTGATTTGCAAGAAAATTTGCTAGAATTTTTAAAACAATATTATTTAAAAGCTACGTTTATTCCTAGTGAAATTATTTTGCCAATAAAGTTAGAGGAAGAAGCGTTATGGACTGAATGGTTTAAAGTTCAGGCCCAACAAACGGTAAAACTAATCAGACCACAACGTGGTATTAAAAAGGACTTATTATTGATGGCTCAGGAAAATGCTAAGATAAAATTAGAAGAAGAATTAGCCAAAAGAGAAAATAAATTAATTAAGCAATATCAAGCTTTAGAAGAATTAGCCCAGGCATTAAATTTGCCAAACTACTTAAAACGGTTAGAATGTTTTGATATTTCCCACAATCAAGGCCAGCAAACAGTAGCATCCATGGTTGTGTTTGAAGATGGGCTACCAGCCAAAAAATATTATCGGCGTTACAAATTAAAAACGGTAGAAGGAAAACCCGATGATTTTTTATCAATGCAAGAGGCAATTTCTAGGCGTTATCGTGACTGTGACAATTTACCTGATTTACTTGTTATCGATGGTGGTAAAGGCCAATTAAGTAGTGTTTGTGAAATATTATCAGCTTTAGGACTGAATAACCTGCCTGTTATTAGTTTGGCTAAGCAATTTGAGCATGTGTTTTTGCCCAACACTAAATACCCGATAATCC from Succinispira mobilis DSM 6222 includes:
- the uvrC gene encoding excinuclease ABC subunit UvrC: MNKIEEKLQLLPEKPGVYLMKNSQGQIIYVGKAKILKNRVRSYFKQISGQTTKTQILVKQIVDFDYIVTGNELEALILECNLIKKYAPKYNILLKDDKSYPYIKLTVQEQFPRLYVTRKYERDGAKYFGPFADAQAVYATLALLRKTFKLRTCRTMSTGRACLRFYIKECWAPCQKLITVADYQNLVQQVELFLEGRSEILLQSLKKQIKQASATLDFEQAIVLKQQIQAVDKIRQEQKVISQSNADFDVLGLAQIHTQISVQVLLVRSGKLVGQHLFYLKQVLDSDLQENLLEFLKQYYLKATFIPSEIILPIKLEEEALWTEWFKVQAQQTVKLIRPQRGIKKDLLLMAQENAKIKLEEELAKRENKLIKQYQALEELAQALNLPNYLKRLECFDISHNQGQQTVASMVVFEDGLPAKKYYRRYKLKTVEGKPDDFLSMQEAISRRYRDCDNLPDLLVIDGGKGQLSSVCEILSALGLNNLPVISLAKQFEHVFLPNTKYPIILDKSSPALHILQNIRDEAHRFAITYHRKLRDKRNVTSILEHISGIGATRRKALMQYFKSIEEIKKASIEQLKQAPGINNSSAQLVYNFFHKRDL